One part of the Arabidopsis thaliana chromosome 1 sequence genome encodes these proteins:
- a CDS encoding CAAX amino terminal protease family protein (CAAX amino terminal protease family protein; INVOLVED IN: proteolysis; LOCATED IN: membrane; EXPRESSED IN: 24 plant structures; EXPRESSED DURING: 15 growth stages; CONTAINS InterPro DOMAIN/s: Abortive infection protein (InterPro:IPR003675); BEST Arabidopsis thaliana protein match is: CAAX amino terminal protease family protein (TAIR:AT5G60750.1); Has 3763 Blast hits to 3760 proteins in 994 species: Archae - 88; Bacteria - 3260; Metazoa - 0; Fungi - 0; Plants - 134; Viruses - 0; Other Eukaryotes - 281 (source: NCBI BLink).): MCGSSLRTTENFKMVSQIISCLSQSSSLLCLSDSRRLILPKTCTYGGLSRFSPGFASRRLFTVNRKKWRSACIFNSGKEPGGEGKLQGGSSEWPILQRWEVPWGWQTVSLTSFACALSFVLTGLTEMAVIPFLGIDVEKLTLDDKAEILFLDQGLTTAVVLAVIFTVAKTFDPLPEDILRYDLRQPVNLQKGWLVWGGIGLVGAVGAIALTGVVLSVFRTEAPEREVDSLMKLLPLIGSSNISTLSLVGITGILAPLLEETVFRGFFMVSLTKWVPTPIAIIISSAAFALAHFTPGEFPQLFILGSVLGLSYAQTRNLITPMVIHGFWNSGVILLLTFLQIQGYDIKELLQAN; encoded by the exons ATGTGTGGAAGTTCTCTAAGAACAacagaaaatttcaaaatggtTTCTCAGATAATCTCGTGTTTATCTCAATCTTCGTCTCTTCTATGTTTATCCGATTCAAGGAGGTTAATTCTTCCGAAGACTTGTACTTACGGCGGTTTGAGCCGGTTTTCTCCAGGATTTGCTAGCCGCCGGTTATTTACGGTTAATCGGAAGAAATGGAGATCGGCCTGCATTTTCAACTCTGGAAAGGAACCTGGAGGAGAGGGAAAG TTACAAGGAGGTAGCTCAGAGTGGCCGATACTTCAGAGATGGGAAGTTCCATGGGGATGGCAGACAGTTTCGTTAACTTCGTTTGCTTGTGCACTAAG ttttgttttgacagGATTAACCGAGATGGCAGTCATACCGTTTTTAGGAATCGACGTTGAGAAACTGACCTTGGACGATAAGGCGGAGATTTTGTTCCTGGATCAAgg CCTAACAACCGCGGTGGTACTTGCTGTCATATTCACTGTTGCCAAAACCTTCGACCCACTTCCTGAAGATATTCTTCGCTATg ATTTGAGACAACCCGTCAACCTGCAAAAAGGATGGCTTGTGTGGGGTGGAATCGGTCTGGTTGGTGCTGTTGGTGCTATTGCGTTAACAGGTGTTGTTTTATCCGTGTTCAGGACAGAAGCACCTGAAAGGGAG GTAGACTCTTTGATGAAGCTTCTTCCATTAATTGGATCCTCAAACATAAG CACCTTAAGCTTAGTGGGCATAACTGGAATCCTTGCTCCACTTCTGGAGGAGACCGTGTTTCGCGGATTCTTCATGGTCTCTCTTACCAAATG GGTCCCGACCCCAATAGCGATCATCATCAGCTCAGCTGCGTTTGCCCTTGCCCATTTCACACCTGGTGAATTCCCGCAGCTGTTTATTCTAG GAAGTGTTTTGGGATTATCATATGCACAAACCCGCAATCTCATTACCCCAATGGTCATACACGGTTTCTGGAACTCGGGAGTTATTTTGCTACTCACTTTTCTTCAG ATCCAAGGGTATGACATTAAGGAGCTATTGCAGGCAAACTAG
- a CDS encoding CAAX amino terminal protease family protein (CAAX amino terminal protease family protein; INVOLVED IN: proteolysis; LOCATED IN: membrane; EXPRESSED IN: 24 plant structures; EXPRESSED DURING: 15 growth stages; CONTAINS InterPro DOMAIN/s: Abortive infection protein (InterPro:IPR003675); BEST Arabidopsis thaliana protein match is: CAAX amino terminal protease family protein (TAIR:AT5G60750.1); Has 30201 Blast hits to 17322 proteins in 780 species: Archae - 12; Bacteria - 1396; Metazoa - 17338; Fungi - 3422; Plants - 5037; Viruses - 0; Other Eukaryotes - 2996 (source: NCBI BLink).): MAVIPFLGIDVEKLTLDDKAEILFLDQGLTTAVVLAVIFTVAKTFDPLPEDILRYDLRQPVNLQKGWLVWGGIGLVGAVGAIALTGVVLSVFRTEAPEREVDSLMKLLPLIGSSNISTLSLVGITGILAPLLEETVFRGFFMVSLTKWVPTPIAIIISSAAFALAHFTPGEFPQLFILGSVLGLSYAQTRNLITPMVIHGFWNSGVILLLTFLQIQGYDIKELLQAN; this comes from the exons ATGGCAGTCATACCGTTTTTAGGAATCGACGTTGAGAAACTGACCTTGGACGATAAGGCGGAGATTTTGTTCCTGGATCAAgg CCTAACAACCGCGGTGGTACTTGCTGTCATATTCACTGTTGCCAAAACCTTCGACCCACTTCCTGAAGATATTCTTCGCTATg ATTTGAGACAACCCGTCAACCTGCAAAAAGGATGGCTTGTGTGGGGTGGAATCGGTCTGGTTGGTGCTGTTGGTGCTATTGCGTTAACAGGTGTTGTTTTATCCGTGTTCAGGACAGAAGCACCTGAAAGGGAG GTAGACTCTTTGATGAAGCTTCTTCCATTAATTGGATCCTCAAACATAAG CACCTTAAGCTTAGTGGGCATAACTGGAATCCTTGCTCCACTTCTGGAGGAGACCGTGTTTCGCGGATTCTTCATGGTCTCTCTTACCAAATG GGTCCCGACCCCAATAGCGATCATCATCAGCTCAGCTGCGTTTGCCCTTGCCCATTTCACACCTGGTGAATTCCCGCAGCTGTTTATTCTAG GAAGTGTTTTGGGATTATCATATGCACAAACCCGCAATCTCATTACCCCAATGGTCATACACGGTTTCTGGAACTCGGGAGTTATTTTGCTACTCACTTTTCTTCAG ATCCAAGGGTATGACATTAAGGAGCTATTGCAGGCAAACTAG
- a CDS encoding CAAX amino terminal protease family protein (CAAX amino terminal protease family protein; INVOLVED IN: proteolysis; LOCATED IN: endomembrane system, membrane; EXPRESSED IN: 24 plant structures; EXPRESSED DURING: 15 growth stages; CONTAINS InterPro DOMAIN/s: Abortive infection protein (InterPro:IPR003675); BEST Arabidopsis thaliana protein match is: CAAX amino terminal protease family protein (TAIR:AT5G60750.1); Has 35333 Blast hits to 34131 proteins in 2444 species: Archae - 798; Bacteria - 22429; Metazoa - 974; Fungi - 991; Plants - 531; Viruses - 0; Other Eukaryotes - 9610 (source: NCBI BLink).), whose amino-acid sequence MHGVRLILFPGSFVLTGLTEMAVIPFLGIDVEKLTLDDKAEILFLDQGLTTAVVLAVIFTVAKTFDPLPEDILRYDLRQPVNLQKGWLVWGGIGLVGAVGAIALTGVVLSVFRTEAPEREVDSLMKLLPLIGSSNISTLSLVGITGILAPLLEETVFRGFFMVSLTKWVPTPIAIIISSAAFALAHFTPGEFPQLFILGSVLGLSYAQTRNLITPMVIHGFWNSGVILLLTFLQIQGYDIKELLQAN is encoded by the exons ATGCATGGAGTGAGATTAATTTTGTTCCCAGgcagttttgttttgacagGATTAACCGAGATGGCAGTCATACCGTTTTTAGGAATCGACGTTGAGAAACTGACCTTGGACGATAAGGCGGAGATTTTGTTCCTGGATCAAgg CCTAACAACCGCGGTGGTACTTGCTGTCATATTCACTGTTGCCAAAACCTTCGACCCACTTCCTGAAGATATTCTTCGCTATg ATTTGAGACAACCCGTCAACCTGCAAAAAGGATGGCTTGTGTGGGGTGGAATCGGTCTGGTTGGTGCTGTTGGTGCTATTGCGTTAACAGGTGTTGTTTTATCCGTGTTCAGGACAGAAGCACCTGAAAGGGAG GTAGACTCTTTGATGAAGCTTCTTCCATTAATTGGATCCTCAAACATAAG CACCTTAAGCTTAGTGGGCATAACTGGAATCCTTGCTCCACTTCTGGAGGAGACCGTGTTTCGCGGATTCTTCATGGTCTCTCTTACCAAATG GGTCCCGACCCCAATAGCGATCATCATCAGCTCAGCTGCGTTTGCCCTTGCCCATTTCACACCTGGTGAATTCCCGCAGCTGTTTATTCTAG GAAGTGTTTTGGGATTATCATATGCACAAACCCGCAATCTCATTACCCCAATGGTCATACACGGTTTCTGGAACTCGGGAGTTATTTTGCTACTCACTTTTCTTCAG ATCCAAGGGTATGACATTAAGGAGCTATTGCAGGCAAACTAG
- the PKS2 gene encoding phytochrome kinase substrate 2 (phytochrome kinase substrate 2 (PKS2); BEST Arabidopsis thaliana protein match is: phytochrome kinase substrate 1 (TAIR:AT2G02950.1); Has 337 Blast hits to 325 proteins in 29 species: Archae - 0; Bacteria - 2; Metazoa - 13; Fungi - 6; Plants - 286; Viruses - 0; Other Eukaryotes - 30 (source: NCBI BLink).) yields MVTLTSSSSTPNVSFDFMMNNNNNSNNLYGPFSSSSTSFSYLTSKEDALTQKNLMSGITNDVLGINKKASEDLEISVFGAEKYFNGDMDSDHSPRLVSPLPDPEVPIERIFVGPKQSSKNSSETPSLRSESSWNSQSLLLQSKYVEKKKNIKKNSSCNSYFQEKDMSSNHKVSNKKSFLATLGCRCVCSNWSSVDVVDDKRRSSGLKKIKTQLSFSGDLSSEMKIHQQQQEAMLEQRKSLEIFGSPLIEKRIIQKKFPWEYSSSAKKEEHGFSVKYEEEEDGSVSDVSTDLFEIESLTGKANPFLARQGSSDPDSPDGYAPSEVSIQWSVVTASVADFSVMSECATSPVKKNRSFQIPRIPIMAKSNREIAPQRRKSSSSGLLMGCKSHKSVRVSGDSYTSMNRTPSYVPRFPVEANPTSTETRRRISSSSVSHTQSPFLYT; encoded by the coding sequence atggtgACCttaacttcatcttcttcaactccaaacgtatcttttgatttcatgatgaacaataataataacagTAACAATCTCTATGgtcctttctcttcttcttctacttctttcTCTTACTTGACAAGCAAGGAAGATGCTCTCACCCAGAAGAACCTAATGAGTGGTATCACCAATGATGTTCTTGGAATTAACAAGAAAGCTTCTGAAGATTTGGAGATCAGTGTGTTTGGAGCTGAGAAGTACTTCAATGGAGATATGGATTCTGACCACAGTCCTAGACTTGTGTCTCCTCTGCCAGATCCAGAAGTTCCAATAGAGAGAATCTTTGTTGGTCCGAAGCAAAGCTCGAAGAATTCCTCGGAAACTCCTAGTCTTCGGTCTGAATCCAGTTGGAATAGCCAGAGTTTGTTGCTTCAGAGCAAATatgtagagaagaagaagaacatcaaGAAAAACTCTAGTTGCAACAGTTACTTTCAGGAGAAGGATATGAGTAGCAATCACAAGGTGAGTAATAAGAAGAGTTTTCTCGCTACTCTTGGCTGCAGATGCGTGTGTTCGAACTGGAGTTCAGTGGATGTCGTCGACgacaagagaagaagctctGGTCTGAAGAAGATCAAGACTCAATTGAGTTTCTCTGGAGATCTAAGCTCGGAGATGAAgattcatcaacaacaacaagaagcaaTGCTAGAGCAGAGGAAGTCTCTGGAAATATTTGGATCTCCTCTTATTGAGAAGAGAATCATTCAGAAGAAATTTCCATGGGAATACTCGAGCTCTgcgaaaaaagaagaacatggATTCTCTGTGaagtatgaagaagaagaagatgggagTGTGAGCGATGTAAGTACGGATCTTTTTGAGATTGAGAGCTTAACAGGGAAGGCAAACCCTTTTCTTGCAAGGCAAGGAAGTAGTGATCCAGACTCACCAGATGGTTATGCACCAAGTGAGGTAAGCATACAATGGAGTGTAGTGACAGCAAGTGTAGCAGATTTCTCTGTTATGTCTGAATGTGCTACGAGTCCCGTCAAAAAGAACCGGTCTTTTCAGATTCCTCGAATCCCTATCATGGCAAAATCAAACCGAGAAATCGCGCCTCAGAGACGGAAATCTAGCAGTAGCGGTTTATTAATGGGATGCAAGAGTCATAAATCTGTCAGAGTTTCTGGTGATTCATACACAAGCATGAACAGAACACCGAGCTATGTTCCAAGATTCCCTGTAGAAGCTAATCCAACAAGCACTGAAACAAGAAGGAGGATCAGCAGTAGTTCTGTTTCTCACACGCAATCGCCTTTTTTGTATACTTAA
- the SBH2 gene encoding sphingoid base hydroxylase 2: protein MITGSDADAATTQQFSILLLARQFIIAMLVIDTWQYFIHRYMHLNKFLYKHIHSQHHRLIVPYSYGALYNHPLEGLLLDTIGGALSFLFSGMSPRTAIFFFSFATIKTVDDHCGLWLPGNPFHIFFSNNSAYHDVHHQLYGTKYNFSQPFFVMWDRILGTYLPYSLEKRANGGFETRPIKVSKDE from the exons ATG ATAACAGGAAGTGATGCAGATGCTGCTACGACACAGCAATTTTCCATTCTACTTCTGGCTAGGCAGTTTATCATCGCTATGCTTGTAATTGACACTTGGCAATATTTCATTCATCGATATATGCACCTCAACAAGTTCTTATACAAGCACATCCACTCTCAGCATCATCGCCTTATTGTGCCTTATTCGTATGGAGCTCTATACAACCATCCACTAGAAGGTCTTCTCTTGGACACTATTGGTGGTGCTTTGTCTTTCCTCTTCTCTGGTATGTCCCCAAGAACAgccatctttttcttctccttcgctACCATCAAAACAGTAGATGATCATTGTGGACTATGGCTTCCGGGAAATCCATTTCACATCTTCTTCAGTAATAACTCTGCTTACCATGATGTTCACCACCAACTCTATGGAACCAAATACAACTTCTCGCAGCCATTCTTTGTTATGTGGGATAGGATTCTCGGCACTTACTTGCCTTATTCATTGGAGAAAAGAGCCAATGGAGGATTTGAAACACGGCCAATCAAAGTATCCAAAGATGAgtaa
- the SBH2 gene encoding sphingoid base hydroxylase 2 (sphingoid base hydroxylase 2 (SBH2); CONTAINS InterPro DOMAIN/s: Fatty acid hydroxylase (InterPro:IPR006694); BEST Arabidopsis thaliana protein match is: sphingoid base hydroxylase 1 (TAIR:AT1G69640.1); Has 2314 Blast hits to 2272 proteins in 379 species: Archae - 0; Bacteria - 367; Metazoa - 413; Fungi - 680; Plants - 393; Viruses - 3; Other Eukaryotes - 458 (source: NCBI BLink).): MMSFVISDEFLGTFVPILVYWVYSGMYICLGSLDKYRLHSKIDEDEKNLVSKSAVVKGVLLQQTLQAIISVILFKITGSDADAATTQQFSILLLARQFIIAMLVIDTWQYFIHRYMHLNKFLYKHIHSQHHRLIVPYSYGALYNHPLEGLLLDTIGGALSFLFSGMSPRTAIFFFSFATIKTVDDHCGLWLPGNPFHIFFSNNSAYHDVHHQLYGTKYNFSQPFFVMWDRILGTYLPYSLEKRANGGFETRPIKVSKDE, encoded by the exons ATGATGAGTTTCGTGATTTCAGATGAATTTCTGGGGACATTTGTGCCGATTCTGGTGTATTGGGTGTATTCAGGGATGTACATTTGCTTAGGATCTTTGGATAAATATAGATTGCATTCGAAGATAGATGAGGATGAGAAGAATCTCGTTTCTAAATCTGCCGTCGTTAAGGGCGTTCTTCTTCAACAGACTCTTCAGGCTATTATCTCCGTTATTCTCTTCAAG ATAACAGGAAGTGATGCAGATGCTGCTACGACACAGCAATTTTCCATTCTACTTCTGGCTAGGCAGTTTATCATCGCTATGCTTGTAATTGACACTTGGCAATATTTCATTCATCGATATATGCACCTCAACAAGTTCTTATACAAGCACATCCACTCTCAGCATCATCGCCTTATTGTGCCTTATTCGTATGGAGCTCTATACAACCATCCACTAGAAGGTCTTCTCTTGGACACTATTGGTGGTGCTTTGTCTTTCCTCTTCTCTGGTATGTCCCCAAGAACAgccatctttttcttctccttcgctACCATCAAAACAGTAGATGATCATTGTGGACTATGGCTTCCGGGAAATCCATTTCACATCTTCTTCAGTAATAACTCTGCTTACCATGATGTTCACCACCAACTCTATGGAACCAAATACAACTTCTCGCAGCCATTCTTTGTTATGTGGGATAGGATTCTCGGCACTTACTTGCCTTATTCATTGGAGAAAAGAGCCAATGGAGGATTTGAAACACGGCCAATCAAAGTATCCAAAGATGAgtaa
- a CDS encoding ARM repeat superfamily protein (ARM repeat superfamily protein; FUNCTIONS IN: binding; INVOLVED IN: biological_process unknown; LOCATED IN: cellular_component unknown; EXPRESSED IN: 22 plant structures; EXPRESSED DURING: 13 growth stages; CONTAINS InterPro DOMAIN/s: Uncharacterised protein family UPF0507 (InterPro:IPR007205), Armadillo-like helical (InterPro:IPR011989), Uncharacterised protein family UPF0507, C-terminal (InterPro:IPR007206), Armadillo-type fold (InterPro:IPR016024); Has 331 Blast hits to 331 proteins in 167 species: Archae - 0; Bacteria - 0; Metazoa - 95; Fungi - 149; Plants - 51; Viruses - 0; Other Eukaryotes - 36 (source: NCBI BLink).) produces the protein MVTELEELVEFLSSPSPPVKKAAVEIVSGLTGSEEGLQSLSKYSEILLPSLSQLLNESKEVSEPAAQALVNLSQKCELAKKMIQMGLIKVAMDMLYKPESCITRLLVMLLVNLTQLDDGVSSLLQIDDEKMHGLHIMKLVRSFCRSSGETADDQFEHVGSILVNISKTEDGRKLLLEPKRRLLKQIIRQFDSTNQLRKKGVAGTIRNCCFEAKNQLQNILLISEFLWPALLLPVAGSKTYSEQDVAKMPPELGSALSIEREPVTDPDIRVQTLEAIYLIILEEAGRRAFWSVNGPRILQLGYEYEEDPKAMRAYEQVGSLLVEEAGGPEESLEPTKAES, from the exons ATGGTGACGGAGCTGGAAGAGCTTGTCGAATTTTTGTCATCTCCTTCACCGCCT GTGAAGAAAGCTGCGGTGGAAATTGTTAGTGGTTTAACTGGTTCCGAGGAAGGTTTACAATCTCTATCAAAGTATTCCGAGATTCTTCTTCCATCATTGTCTCAGCTTCTAAATGAAAGCAAG GAGGTATCAGAGCCAGCAGCTCAAGCTCTTGTTAATCTTTCTCAGAAGTGTGAATTggcaaagaagatgattcaaATGGGTTTGATTAAAGTGGCCATGGACATGTTGTATAAGCCAGAGTCTTGTATTACCAGATTACTTGTTATGCTTCTAGTGAATCTTACTCAGTTGGATGATGgggtttcttctttgcttcag ATTGACGATGAGAAGATGCATGGACTACATATCATGAAGCTTGTTAGGTCATTTTGCAGGTCTTCTGGTGAAACTGCTG ATGATCAGTTTGAGCATGTTGGTTCGATCCTTGTCAACAtatcaaaaacagaagatGGGAGGAAATTGTTACTGGAGCCAAAGAGACGACTATTAAAACAGATCATTAGGCAGTTTGATTCAACAAATCAATTGCGAAAGAAAGGG GTTGCTGGGACTATTCGTAACTGTTGTTTTGAAGCCAAAAACCAACTCCAGAATATACTCTTGATATCAGAGTTTCTTTGGCCCGCTCTGCTCCTACCAGTTGCAGGCAGCaag ACATACAGTGAGCAAGATGTCGCAAAAATGCCACCTGAGCTTGGAAGTGCACTGTCCATTGAGCGAGAACCAGTTACTGATCCTGACATTCGCGTTCAGACACTCGAAGCTATATATTTGATCATCTTAGAG GAGGCAGGTCGAAGGGCATTTTGGTCAGTCAACGGCCCACGGATTCTACAATTGGGATACGAATATGAAGAAGATCCGAAAGCAATGAGAGCCTATGAGCAAGTCGGTTCTTTG CTTGTTGAGGAAGCTGGAGGTCCGGAAGAGTCGTTGGAGCCAACAAAAGCAGAGTCTTGA
- a CDS encoding ARM repeat superfamily protein (ARM repeat superfamily protein; FUNCTIONS IN: binding; INVOLVED IN: biological_process unknown; LOCATED IN: cellular_component unknown; EXPRESSED IN: 22 plant structures; EXPRESSED DURING: 13 growth stages; CONTAINS InterPro DOMAIN/s: Uncharacterised protein family UPF0507 (InterPro:IPR007205), Armadillo-like helical (InterPro:IPR011989), Armadillo-type fold (InterPro:IPR016024), Uncharacterised protein family UPF0507, C-terminal (InterPro:IPR007206).): MVTELEELVEFLSSPSPPVKKAAVEIVSGLTGSEEGLQSLSKYSEILLPSLSQLLNESKEVSEPAAQALVNLSQKCELAKKMIQMGLIKVAMDMLYKPESCITRLLVMLLVNLTQLDDGVSSLLQIDDEKMHGLHIMKLVRSFCRSSGETADDQFEHVGSILVNISKTEDGRKLLLEPKRRLLKQIIRQFDSTNQLRKKGVAGTIRNCCFEAKNQLQNILLISEFLWPALLLPVAGSKTYSEQDVAKMPPELGSALSIEREPVTDPDIRVQTLEAIYLIILEVKHFSVSLSLLVNSCEGPIKPKTYKRSSVMSKLLLMLQEAGRRAFWSVNGPRILQLGYEYEEDPKAMRAYEQVGSLLVEEAGGPEESLEPTKAES; the protein is encoded by the exons ATGGTGACGGAGCTGGAAGAGCTTGTCGAATTTTTGTCATCTCCTTCACCGCCT GTGAAGAAAGCTGCGGTGGAAATTGTTAGTGGTTTAACTGGTTCCGAGGAAGGTTTACAATCTCTATCAAAGTATTCCGAGATTCTTCTTCCATCATTGTCTCAGCTTCTAAATGAAAGCAAG GAGGTATCAGAGCCAGCAGCTCAAGCTCTTGTTAATCTTTCTCAGAAGTGTGAATTggcaaagaagatgattcaaATGGGTTTGATTAAAGTGGCCATGGACATGTTGTATAAGCCAGAGTCTTGTATTACCAGATTACTTGTTATGCTTCTAGTGAATCTTACTCAGTTGGATGATGgggtttcttctttgcttcag ATTGACGATGAGAAGATGCATGGACTACATATCATGAAGCTTGTTAGGTCATTTTGCAGGTCTTCTGGTGAAACTGCTG ATGATCAGTTTGAGCATGTTGGTTCGATCCTTGTCAACAtatcaaaaacagaagatGGGAGGAAATTGTTACTGGAGCCAAAGAGACGACTATTAAAACAGATCATTAGGCAGTTTGATTCAACAAATCAATTGCGAAAGAAAGGG GTTGCTGGGACTATTCGTAACTGTTGTTTTGAAGCCAAAAACCAACTCCAGAATATACTCTTGATATCAGAGTTTCTTTGGCCCGCTCTGCTCCTACCAGTTGCAGGCAGCaag ACATACAGTGAGCAAGATGTCGCAAAAATGCCACCTGAGCTTGGAAGTGCACTGTCCATTGAGCGAGAACCAGTTACTGATCCTGACATTCGCGTTCAGACACTCGAAGCTATATATTTGATCATCTTAGAGGTAAAACATTTCTCTGTCTCGCTTTCCCTTCTTGTGAACTCTTGTGAAGGACCaatcaaacccaaaacttACAAAAGGTCCTCTGTTATGTCAAAACTACTTTTGATGTTGCAGGAGGCAGGTCGAAGGGCATTTTGGTCAGTCAACGGCCCACGGATTCTACAATTGGGATACGAATATGAAGAAGATCCGAAAGCAATGAGAGCCTATGAGCAAGTCGGTTCTTTG CTTGTTGAGGAAGCTGGAGGTCCGGAAGAGTCGTTGGAGCCAACAAAAGCAGAGTCTTGA